The DNA window CGTCATGATTATCGCAGTAGTCCACATGGCAGCTCTCGTAGCCCTCTTCCACCAAAGTCCTAAGATCAACCCGGGACCGAGAGCGGAGATTATGACGACGAAAGCCCACCCACTTAAATCGAGCACGAGTCCCGGTGGATTCAGGGCGACGACGAGTCCGATGAGTAGGAATATCACCGAGACGATTCTTGCAACGAGAATTGGCTTTTCTTTAGCCAACTTGCTCTTTAGCATCAGTTCTCCCCAGTCCCTCGTTACGAGCGTGTTAACGACCATAACCCATCCGGCGGCTGTGGACATAGCAATAGCCAAACCACCAGCACAGAGTATTCCGAGTATCCACGGATTTTGCAACGCTTCAACCGTTGCAATCATCGAGTAGTCCGGCCAGTTTCCTACGCCGTAAGTTGCCATGTATCCCTTTAGAAATTCAACAGCATTCTTTCCAGTTCCGCCGAGGGGACCGTGTTCGATCATGTACTTCGAAGCAGCTCCGATGATTTGCAAAGCGACGTAGAATATTCCGGCAAACAAAGTCGTCCAGAATATGCTTCTCCTCGCAGTTTTTATGTCCATGACCGTGAAGAATCTGACGACCGTATAAGGCATCGTTGCAAATCCGTAGTGCCAGACGAAGAACCAACCTATAACGGCGATCCAAGTTCCGCTGAGAAGGTGCGGCACGTCTGGAGCGTCACTTGGCGTGTTCCAGAACTTGGGTGCGGATGTTAATATCGCATTGTTCAATCCTTCGAGACCTCCGAGCTTTACAACAATTCCAATCGCCGCTATCACAGCTGCAACCGTCATTAGAACTGCCTGGAAAGCTGCGTTCCAGCTAGTTGCGATCATTCCACCCCAGACGACATAGAGCATCACTATGACCGTTCCCACGACAACTCCTATCCAGTAGGGGACTTTGGCAATCGCCAAGAGGAACAGAGCCATACCGACGATGGACAGCGTAATGTAGAGAATGGCTCCAATAACTACGACTATACCTATTAGCCACCTCAGTCTTTGATCGTTGTACCTGTCAGCGTAATAATCGGCGAAGCTCGTCGGAGCGTATTTTCTCAAAGCAGTAGCGGTAAGAAGCGTAGCTAAGGGCATTCCTGCTATAATTGCTGCCATAGCCCACCAGAAGGGATAACCGAGAATAAAGATGTAAGCTGGCAGTCCGAGCATCGAAGCTGGACTTAAGTAGGTGGACTCGAGAGCTAATCCGTTAACTACACTTCCTATTTGCCTTCCAGCAACGTAGTAATCTGTCGCACTCTTTAGCCTTGCCCTCGAATAGTAACCTATGGCTATAATAGCTATAAAATACAGCACTGTGATCAATATAACCGGAGCCTCAACCTCGGCCATCACGCCTCACCTCTCGCTCTCTTCTCTTCAGCCTTCTCCGGGAAGTAGAAGTAGATAATCGACATTATCAGTGGTATCAAGAAAGTCCCCATTATCCCTGCATACCAGAGCGGTGCCAGCGGTATGTGGTTGATTTTCATTGTCGCCTCCAGAATCCAGCAGAGCGCTGTCCATCCGTAAAACAAAAAGGCTCCTACCCAGAACACCTTAGGTGGCCATGGCATACGATCACCAATCTATTAATTAATTGTGTCAAATTTAAATTTTTCGTTATACTTTTCAATAATATTAATTGTTCATCATAATAAACACGAATTAGAGCATCAGCGGTTTGTCGTAAAAGTCTTCTTTTTTTATTGCTCTTAATACGTCTTCGAACTTTCTCAACCCGTATTTTAATAGCCTTAATAGCTGCATCTGGAAAATCTGTGCGGTAATGTAAGCGTCGGACAGAGCGGAATGGCGATACGCTACATCAACTCCGTACTTTTTGGCGAGATCCTCCAACGTCACGTCCTTCATGTAATCTCCAAAAAGTCTCCCTACGAGCTTCTCAACATCAGCTATATCAACGTACTTGCATTCGAAAACAACTTCACATTCCTTAAACGACTTCTTCAAAAACTCAATGTCCAGATTTATCGAATACCCGACGATAATCCTTTCGTTCAGCTTTTCCAGTATTTCCTCCTTTACCTCGCAGAAGGTGGGAGCTTCTTCGACCATCCTTGGAGTGATTCCGTGGTACTTTACGGAGTCAATTTTAAACCTCCTCGGTTTCAGAATTCTGTAGTAAGCTTCGGAAAATAGGATTTTCAAGCCGTCCATCGGTATGATTGCTATGGAGATTATTTCATCTTTTTTTACGTTCAATCCCGTCGTTTCAACGTCTACAACAGCAAATTTTTCCTCTCTCAAACCCTATCAACTCCGTAATGGGCTTTAATAAAATCCTGAAAGTTTTTAATTACCTTAAAAGACTCTCTGAGAAGAACGACGTCAAGCTTTTCAAGTTCCTTAGCGTCGATGACGTTGTCGCTCTCTTGGGCTTGGTGTCTCAGCCTCAGATTTTGAATGTAATTGTAAACTTCAACGAGAGTCTCGCTCCTTTCCTCTCCTATCAAATCCTTAACTGCTCTCAATCTCTCAATAGTATTAAGCTCCTCAATTCCCGCATCCAGAGCTAAAACTCTCGCGCAATTGACAATCGGATATATCCCGTAGAGCTTTAGGTCAATTCCCTTGTCAAGATTCTTCATTCCAAAAAAGCCGATAGGAGGGGAGATCGTTACGGCATCCTTGGCGAGAAATCTTACAGCCTGATTCGTCTTAACCTCAAAGATGTGTTCGCGGAGTTCAGCGTAAAGGTCTTCGTTTCCGTAAACGTGTCTCATATCGAGGAATACCGTCAGATGTCTGATGTTCTGGGGGGTTAGGTTGTTGAACCAGTTTTTAAAAGTCCTTTTCCACTCCTCAACGCTCATACACCAGTTTGAAGCCATGTAACCGGCTTTGCATTTTGGAATACCGACGTAATCCAAAAGTTCCACAACTCTTTTCGAAATGTCCTCAAATTTGTAGGATTTAAATTCTGTTATCATCGCATTGTCTTGGTCAGTGGCGATGATCTGCTCTTTTCTCCCACCACTCCCCATTACAACGAAGGAAAACCTCCCATCAAGATCGTCTCCGAGAAATTCGAAAACCTTCTCGTAAACGACATCGTAAAAAGCGTTTAACGTTCTCGATATATCCTGAAAACTAACTCCCCTATGCGTAAGCTCCTTGACGATTTCCCTCGACTCAGCCACTATTTCTTTAACTTCCTCAACGCTTTCGCTCCTTCGAAGAGATCTGAAGAGGTATGTAACTCTGGACAGTGGCTCGAAAACGCTCAACACGTCTTTTATCGAAATCACGCCGCTAACTTTTCCGTTCTCCGTTATGACGAGGTGATTTATCCCCGATTCGAGCATTTTTATGTACGCCTCAAAGATAGGCGAAGACGCTTCGTCACATATCACCGGCGAGCTCATAAACTCGTCGACGCATCCATCAATCTTGTTGAGGGAAACAGCCTTCTTCAAATCTCTGTCCGTGAAAATTCCAAGAGGTTTTTCACCTTCCACAACAACGAGACTCCCGATTCTGTTTTCGAACATTTTTTCGGCAGCTTCCCTAATTTTTGTATCCTTGCTGCAAGTCACTGGATTCCTCCTTACGATCTCTTTCACGGGTTTTAGCAAAGCGTCTTCGAGAGTTACGTAGCTAAATCTGAGCGAACTGAACCTTCTCTCTTTAAAAAACCTGAAAAACTCTCCAAACCTTTTGTTTTCCTCGATAAGCTTCTTAAAAACTTCTGCTTTGAAAAGATAGCATACTGTATCTTCGGCAGCGTAAAGATCTCCTTCGACAGGCTTTTTTTCGATTGCGGAAGATACTCCGAATATTTCGCCCTTCGTTATTCTCTCTTCCTCGTTACCTTTTTTCAGAGCGAGCTCTCCGGAATAAACAAAAAACACGTATTTCGGAACTTTCCCTCTCTTTAAGATCCTTTCTCCGACTTCGTAAACTTCAACATCCATACTCGAAACGAGTTCGTCCAGCTCCTTTTCTGAAAGGTAGGAGAATGGAACAACTCTTCTGAGTAGGTCTTTCGGAGGTATCATCTATCTGTAGCTTAGCTGAAAAAGTATATCAACTTTTTTCGTGGTCGAGCAGAGAGAGAATTTTTTCGTGAAGTTCCCTGATAACCTTCCTTCTGTCCTCCATAAGAACGACGTCTTCTTCTCCGAGAAGATACAGGTTCCACGAGAAGGGACTTGGATACGGCGTTCTCACGACTCTAACCTCAATCTCGTTTCCGATCTTCGAAAGGTAATCGAGCGCATTTTCGATATCCATGGCATCCTCAAGAATTTCTCTGTATGTTTCCTTCAAAACCGGAAAATCCATGCCGAACTTTTTCTCGAGAAGCCTTAACAGCGAGTCAGCGCTCAGCTGCTGCTTCCAGACGCTCTTTTCCCTTCCGAGGTAGTTCCTCAAAATCATGAAGCTCCTGACAGCAACGTGCCTGAACCTCCTCCTCACTATTTCTGTTTTCTTAAGTGCTTCAACGAGGTCTTCTCTAAATCTTTCGATTCTCAGCAATCTCTTTAACTCGTCATCCTTCAAACTCTTATTTTCCGGCAGAATTAGTGAGAATCCGTTGTCCGTTATCGCAAACTGGACGTTGCAGTTTTTAAGCTTTCCAGCGCGGAAAGCGCAAACTCTCGCTAATGCGTTGTTTGCTCTTCTCCCAATTAGCGTGTGGAAGAAGTAGTAGTTTCTCTCATCCTCGTACTTCTCTATGACGAGCTTTTTATCCGTAGGAATTTCGCTTACAATGAGCTGCTCGAGGAAGTAGTTTTTAATTGCCCTCGCAGCCTTTTTTTCCAGCCTGTAATCTTTGACAAGAATGTCTTCAACGGTTTCAATGTTCTCCTCCACCATCCTCCTGAACTTCTGAATTCTCAAAGCGAGATCGTAACTCAACGGCAACTGCTCGGAAAACCAGCTGGGAACAGTAGGCTTCTCCCCCTTAACCTCTTCCACGATTATCGTGTTCCCCTTCGATTTCAGAAAGCGAAAAGTTCTACCGGCTAAAACGAAAATGTCTCCTCTCACGAGCCTTTCAGCGAATTCCTCCTCTACTTCTCCCACGAATTTTCCATCAGTTGTTATGACGGCTATTTCCGCCTCGTCTGGAATAGTTCCGACGTTGAGGTAGTAAATCGGTCTTATTAACTTTCCTCTCCTTCCGAATTCCATCTTCTCTTCGTCGAACCAAATTTTTCCGTAAACGTTCTTCCTCTCAAGCTCTGAGTAAGCCCCGCTCAAGTATTTAAGAACCGACAGAAATTCCTCTTTAGTCAGATCTTTGTAAGGATAGGCTCTTCTTACAAGCTCCAGAGCCTCGTCAACCTTCCACTTCTTTTCTATCGACATTCCCACCACGTGCTGGCAGAGGACGTCCAAGGGCTTTTTGGGAATGTGAATTCTGTCGAGTCTTCTTTCCATAGCCTCCTTAGCTAAAACCGTGCATTCGACAAGGTCGTCGTGGTCGACAACGACTATTCTTCCAACGCTAACTTCGTGAAGCCTGTGTCCGCTTCTGCCTATCCTTTGCAAAGCTCTGTTTATGCTCTTAGGTGAGCCGAGGAGGATGACGAGGTCGATGTATCCGATGTCTATACCCAACTCTAAAGATGTTGAGGAAACAACACACCTGAGCTCTCCTCTTTTTAGCTTGTCTTCTACCTCAAGCCTAACTTCTTTAGAAAGAGATGAGTGGTGAGCTGCTATCGGAAAATCTTCTCCAAGCTTCTTTTTTAGGTGAAAAACTACTCTTTCCGTAGCGCTTCTCGTATTTGTGAAGATTAAAGCAGTTCTGGCTTTCTTAACGAGATTTGCGAGAGTGTTGTATAGTTTTTCACTTATCTCTTCAGCACTCTCCCTGAAAAAGTCGTCTATCGGCGAAATTACTTTTATGTCCATCTTCTTTTCGAAGGTAACGTCGGCGATTATGCAATCCCTTTCTTTCCCATTTTCGTAACCGACTAAGAACTTCGCCACCTCCTTCAGCGGGTGAATTGTAGCAGAGAGTCCTATTCTGACCATCTTGCCCTTCTGAAGTCTTTGGAGTCTCTCGATGCTGAGGGTTAAGTGACTCCCCCTCTTGTTTTCAGCCATCGCGTGAACTTCATCGACGATCAGAAACTTCACTTCGGTAAGGTACTTGGAAAACTTCGGAGAGCAGAGAACTATCGCGAGACTTTCTGGGGTAGTGATTAAAATGTGAGGTGGCTTTTTCAGTTGCTTTTGCCTTTCGCTCTGAGCCGTGTCTCCGGTTCTTACGGCAATTCTTATCTCGTTAAGCTTGATTCCCTTCTTCTCGGCAAGCTCGTAGATTTCGGTTAGCGGCTCTTCTAAATTCTTTTTTATGTCGTTGTTCAGAGCTTTTAGCGGAGAAACGTAAACGGCATAAACTTTATCCTCCAACTCCCCCTTCTCCGCTTTCTCAACCAAGAAACTGATAACGCTGAGGAAGGCTGCAAGAGTTTTCCCGCTACCAGTTGGAGAAGAGACGAGAACGTTGTTTCCTTTAAACGCTTCCACTATCGAGTACCTTTGCGGAGGTGTAAACGTTCCGTACTTTTCCTTAAACCATTCCCTCACCAGAGGGTGTAAATAGCTGAAAATTTCCTCGTCGCTGTAAGCTTTTCCCTCTCTTATCACGTATCATGATGTTTCGCTGTCTTGTTATTAACGGTTACCCATTTCCAGCTAAAAACTTAGAAAGATTTTTATAATGCTTCGAACAACAAACATGTAGCAGTTCATACTATAATTTTATTTAATGAAATTCTCAATTTATCATTATTAATTACAATTATGTTTATCCGAAAATATTAGGGGAATATATCTTGTGCAGCAAAATTTGAAATTCGAACATGATAAGTTACCACGAGACAGTAAACGAAATGTACGAGAGGGTTAGGGAAGAGGAACTGAGTAACGTCGCGGACAGATACGAGGCGCAGAAATTAAAGTGCTCCTTCTGCGCTCAGGGTTTGAGCTGCCAGCTTTGCACAATGGGTCCCTGCAGGCTTAGCGATCTAAATCCCTTTGGAGCTTGTGGACTGACGAAAGCTGGAGTAGCTGTCAGAAATTTCGTTCACAGAAACATTCTCGGAGCTTCAGCCTACACCTACCATGCCATTGAGGCTGCAAAGACTCTTAAGGCAACGGCTGAAGGTAAAACTCCCTTCGAAATTAGGGATGTGGAGAAGCTGAAGTGGTTCGCAGAACAGCTTGGGATAGACACGAGCAAAGATGTAAAAGAGATAGCCAAAGAAGTGGCTGATTTTGTGATTAAAGATCTGAGCTCTCACGAGAAGAGCAAGCTTGTGGAAATTTTCGCTCCAAAGAAAAGGCTTGAAGTTTGGGAAAAGCTTGGATTAATTCCAGATGGTGTTTTTCAGGAGTTACTCACCGCAGCAACTTCCGCTATGACCAATGTAGACTCAAATTACGTCAGTCTGGCTAAGAAGGCTATGAGAATGAGTATTTCAACGATTCTGGCTGCTCAGCTTTCCCTCGAAATAATTCAAGACGTACTTTTCGGAACTCCAACGCCGCATGAGGCTTACGTAGATCTGGGTATTCTCGATCCCGACTACGTGAATATCGTTGTAAACGGGCACGAGCCTTTCGTTGGAATGGCTCTCATAAAGCTTGCGGAGAGAGAAGACGTTCAGAGAAAGGCAATTGAAGCTGGGGCTAAAGGTTTGAGAATAGTCGGTTCGATAGAGACTGGACAGGAAATTCTTCAGCGAGTGGAATCTCCTGTCTTCGTCGGTCTGACGGGAAACTGGATTACCCAAGAATTCCTACTTGCCACCGGAGCAGTTGATGTGTTTGCCGCAGACATGAACTGCACGGTGCCGAGAATAGTGGACTATCAAGAGAAATTTAAATTCAAAATAGTTCCGGTAAGCAAATTAATCAGACTCGAAGGAATCGACAGCGGACTCGATTACGAGCCGGAAAAAGTTGAAGAAATTGCGAAGAAGATTATCGACCTGGCTATAGAAACCTTCAAGGAAAGAAGAAAGAGCGTCGAGCCGAGAGTTCCAAAGAGAAAGCAGAAGGTTCTCGTAGGATTCTCAACTGAAGCCATTCTTAAAGCTTTGGACAACGATCTCGGAAAGCTTGTAGAGGCTATAAAAAGCGGAGCCATAAAAGGGGTAGTCGCTTTAGTTAGCTGTGCAACACTGAAAAATGGAAAGCAGGATGAAAACACCGTCACAGTTGCTAAAGAACTGATTAAGAGAGACATACTCGTGCTATCGATGGGTTGCGGAAATGCTGCTTTGCAAGTAGCTGGATTAACGAGCTTGGATGCTATTAAAGAGGCTGGCGAGGGACTCAGAAAAGTTTGCGAAAGTCTTGGAATTCCTCCAGTCCTCAGCTTTGGAACCTGCACGGACACCGGAAGACTTGCTTACCTCGTTAAAGTTCTGGCGGATTACTTGGGAGTGGACATTCCCCAGCTTCCGATAGCAGCTACGGCTCCAGAATACATGGAGCAAAAGGCTACGATCGATGCAATATTTGCGATAGCCTACGGAGTAACAACCCATGTCTCTCCAGTTCCACCGATAACCGGAAGCGAAGAGGCTGTCAAACTTCTTACTGAGGATGTCGAAAAACTGACGGGAGGAAAAGTCATCGTGGAGGAAGATCCGGTAAAAGCCGCTGAAAAGATATACGAAGCGATAATGGAGAAAAGAAGAGAACTCGGACTTGAGGTTGAGGTTAAAACGAAGAAGTAATTTTTCCCATTTTTTATCGTCCCAACAATTGGTTTATGAGGGTGCGTCCAAGCGTAGGTTGACAATAACTTAATCGTTACAGAATTAAGGATGGGGAAAGTTTACTAACTCTGGGATTTAGATAAGAGAGCAGGCATAATCTGTTACACGCCCGAAGAGTTTGAAGAAAAGAAAAATTAATTCCCTCGTTTTCGTTGACTTTCCGAAGAAGGAGAAGAGAACGTTTGTGTTAACCACCAGAAATGTATCTTTTTTCAAGGTATTCGCCCCTGCCTTTCTTTGCCTTTCTCCCAAGCTCTACTGCATCGTCCTCAGTAAGTTCGGAATTTTTCAGCAATTCGTTTACCCATCTCAGCTCGTCTATTCTACCTACTACAATCTCGGCGATGCGTTTAGCTACCTCCTCGCTCACGTTTGGAGGAACTTTGATTTTGATTTCCATTGCATTCACTTTCAACTTGCGATTATTAAAATCTTCTCCCCTTTCTTAAGAAGA is part of the Ferroglobus placidus DSM 10642 genome and encodes:
- a CDS encoding sodium:solute symporter family protein, with translation MAEVEAPVILITVLYFIAIIAIGYYSRARLKSATDYYVAGRQIGSVVNGLALESTYLSPASMLGLPAYIFILGYPFWWAMAAIIAGMPLATLLTATALRKYAPTSFADYYADRYNDQRLRWLIGIVVVIGAILYITLSIVGMALFLLAIAKVPYWIGVVVGTVIVMLYVVWGGMIATSWNAAFQAVLMTVAAVIAAIGIVVKLGGLEGLNNAILTSAPKFWNTPSDAPDVPHLLSGTWIAVIGWFFVWHYGFATMPYTVVRFFTVMDIKTARRSIFWTTLFAGIFYVALQIIGAASKYMIEHGPLGGTGKNAVEFLKGYMATYGVGNWPDYSMIATVEALQNPWILGILCAGGLAIAMSTAAGWVMVVNTLVTRDWGELMLKSKLAKEKPILVARIVSVIFLLIGLVVALNPPGLVLDLSGWAFVVIISALGPGLILGLWWKRATRAAMWTTAIIMTILHLFAWLRAKLVLGHHAFFFLNDILFGNKAALITPHQVWAIPVGFILFIIVSLLTKPPEEEIVKKYCEELTKEV
- a CDS encoding 3'-5' exonuclease; this encodes MREEKFAVVDVETTGLNVKKDEIISIAIIPMDGLKILFSEAYYRILKPRRFKIDSVKYHGITPRMVEEAPTFCEVKEEILEKLNERIIVGYSINLDIEFLKKSFKECEVVFECKYVDIADVEKLVGRLFGDYMKDVTLEDLAKKYGVDVAYRHSALSDAYITAQIFQMQLLRLLKYGLRKFEDVLRAIKKEDFYDKPLML
- a CDS encoding DUF294 nucleotidyltransferase-like domain-containing protein, with the protein product MIPPKDLLRRVVPFSYLSEKELDELVSSMDVEVYEVGERILKRGKVPKYVFFVYSGELALKKGNEEERITKGEIFGVSSAIEKKPVEGDLYAAEDTVCYLFKAEVFKKLIEENKRFGEFFRFFKERRFSSLRFSYVTLEDALLKPVKEIVRRNPVTCSKDTKIREAAEKMFENRIGSLVVVEGEKPLGIFTDRDLKKAVSLNKIDGCVDEFMSSPVICDEASSPIFEAYIKMLESGINHLVITENGKVSGVISIKDVLSVFEPLSRVTYLFRSLRRSESVEEVKEIVAESREIVKELTHRGVSFQDISRTLNAFYDVVYEKVFEFLGDDLDGRFSFVVMGSGGRKEQIIATDQDNAMITEFKSYKFEDISKRVVELLDYVGIPKCKAGYMASNWCMSVEEWKRTFKNWFNNLTPQNIRHLTVFLDMRHVYGNEDLYAELREHIFEVKTNQAVRFLAKDAVTISPPIGFFGMKNLDKGIDLKLYGIYPIVNCARVLALDAGIEELNTIERLRAVKDLIGEERSETLVEVYNYIQNLRLRHQAQESDNVIDAKELEKLDVVLLRESFKVIKNFQDFIKAHYGVDRV
- a CDS encoding ATP-dependent helicase; the encoded protein is MIREGKAYSDEEIFSYLHPLVREWFKEKYGTFTPPQRYSIVEAFKGNNVLVSSPTGSGKTLAAFLSVISFLVEKAEKGELEDKVYAVYVSPLKALNNDIKKNLEEPLTEIYELAEKKGIKLNEIRIAVRTGDTAQSERQKQLKKPPHILITTPESLAIVLCSPKFSKYLTEVKFLIVDEVHAMAENKRGSHLTLSIERLQRLQKGKMVRIGLSATIHPLKEVAKFLVGYENGKERDCIIADVTFEKKMDIKVISPIDDFFRESAEEISEKLYNTLANLVKKARTALIFTNTRSATERVVFHLKKKLGEDFPIAAHHSSLSKEVRLEVEDKLKRGELRCVVSSTSLELGIDIGYIDLVILLGSPKSINRALQRIGRSGHRLHEVSVGRIVVVDHDDLVECTVLAKEAMERRLDRIHIPKKPLDVLCQHVVGMSIEKKWKVDEALELVRRAYPYKDLTKEEFLSVLKYLSGAYSELERKNVYGKIWFDEEKMEFGRRGKLIRPIYYLNVGTIPDEAEIAVITTDGKFVGEVEEEFAERLVRGDIFVLAGRTFRFLKSKGNTIIVEEVKGEKPTVPSWFSEQLPLSYDLALRIQKFRRMVEENIETVEDILVKDYRLEKKAARAIKNYFLEQLIVSEIPTDKKLVIEKYEDERNYYFFHTLIGRRANNALARVCAFRAGKLKNCNVQFAITDNGFSLILPENKSLKDDELKRLLRIERFREDLVEALKKTEIVRRRFRHVAVRSFMILRNYLGREKSVWKQQLSADSLLRLLEKKFGMDFPVLKETYREILEDAMDIENALDYLSKIGNEIEVRVVRTPYPSPFSWNLYLLGEEDVVLMEDRRKVIRELHEKILSLLDHEKS
- the cooS gene encoding anaerobic carbon-monoxide dehydrogenase catalytic subunit, coding for MISYHETVNEMYERVREEELSNVADRYEAQKLKCSFCAQGLSCQLCTMGPCRLSDLNPFGACGLTKAGVAVRNFVHRNILGASAYTYHAIEAAKTLKATAEGKTPFEIRDVEKLKWFAEQLGIDTSKDVKEIAKEVADFVIKDLSSHEKSKLVEIFAPKKRLEVWEKLGLIPDGVFQELLTAATSAMTNVDSNYVSLAKKAMRMSISTILAAQLSLEIIQDVLFGTPTPHEAYVDLGILDPDYVNIVVNGHEPFVGMALIKLAEREDVQRKAIEAGAKGLRIVGSIETGQEILQRVESPVFVGLTGNWITQEFLLATGAVDVFAADMNCTVPRIVDYQEKFKFKIVPVSKLIRLEGIDSGLDYEPEKVEEIAKKIIDLAIETFKERRKSVEPRVPKRKQKVLVGFSTEAILKALDNDLGKLVEAIKSGAIKGVVALVSCATLKNGKQDENTVTVAKELIKRDILVLSMGCGNAALQVAGLTSLDAIKEAGEGLRKVCESLGIPPVLSFGTCTDTGRLAYLVKVLADYLGVDIPQLPIAATAPEYMEQKATIDAIFAIAYGVTTHVSPVPPITGSEEAVKLLTEDVEKLTGGKVIVEEDPVKAAEKIYEAIMEKRRELGLEVEVKTKK